In a single window of the Elaeis guineensis isolate ETL-2024a chromosome 8, EG11, whole genome shotgun sequence genome:
- the LOC105049958 gene encoding sister chromatid cohesion protein PDS5 homolog A isoform X7, translating to MAQKLQQQLRDVGSKLESPPASKDALVKLLKQAANCLSEIDQSPLPSMLDSMRPCLNAIAKQELLKHQDREVKVLVATCICEITRITAPEAPYSDDVLRDIFHLIVSTFSGLGDINSSSFGRRVVILETLARYRSCVVMLDLECNDLIYEMFSTFFSVVSDDHPQNVFTSMQTIMVLILDESEDIQDNLLSIILSALGRKRNDSSMAARKLAMNVIEHCAGKLEPCIMQFLVSSLSGDNSYLNKSLDHHEVIYDIYQCAPQILTGITPYITGELLTDKLDVRLKAVQLLGDLFALPGVSISECFQPLFSEFLKRLTDRVVEVRISVIEHLKHCLISNPSRPEAPQIIKALSDRLLDYDENVRKQVVSAVYDVACHALKVIPAEIARLVAERLRDKSLSVKRYTMERLADLYKLNCVKSPESLIDIEDFEWIPGKILRCLYDKDFRSETIELILCGSLFPSEFSIKDKVKHWITIFSRFDKVEVKALEQVLLQKHRLQQEMQKYLSLRQAHQEDAPDLQKRISGSFRIMSRLFSDPAKAEESFLTLNQLKDVNIWKILMSLLDPSTSFCQAWSYRDELLKILGERHPLYDFMGMLSIKCSYLLFNKEYVKEILSEAAAQQSVGNTKLMSSCMNLLTVISSFSPLLLAGCEEDLVRLLKEDNEIIKEGISHVLARAGGIIREQLALTSSSVELLLERLCLEGTRKQAKYSVQALAAITKDDGLKSLSVLYKVFMRLVDMLEEKTHLPAILQSLGCIAQTALPVFETREDEIVGFIRSKILESSNKDDGASTQKTECSERSELCLLKIFGIKTLVKSYLPAKDAHLRPGIEKLVEILKNILLFGDISNNIESSAADKVHLKLASAKAVLRLSRHWDHKIPIDVFYMTLRMPQDIHPQSRKLFLNKVHQYIKERLLDAKYACSFLLNINDYHTPEYEECKQNLLEVVQVCQQLKVRQLSMQCEMNMLVAYPEYILAYLVHALAHHPSCPNIEECMDVQAFEPTYWRLHLFLSTLLHGDEGRQSGGVSNWKKESFTAIVSILHSIKSSEDVVDEAKSKTSHAICDLGLTIAKRLVQDQTDISVISAVPLPHTLYKFVEKNKDVISVDADEQSWLGGESAMAHFEALKIENKEMIDSGAAKDDMALERSDKDGDEVPLGEMMKILKSQGPKKKKTIKKNSSPFDIKKMEHEVDVLGVVREINLDNLERAQNVETGTKDPEYFGSGQTSKINNNEKLTVSGKRKRDKTTIEVVVPTPKRKRSISVQRSHSAKGQKGSRGIPSSQSIEMDEKTHISLGQKLFTDKGLTESTDSDLLASCLPMVKSSSSRNGKKDADGLLAEKLVSNDQKKSSSPVDSDKKSSQPLLGSIKKRKVRSIAGLGKCSSHSDELSDSELVGSRIKVWWPLDKQFYEGVVQSYDPGKKKHVILYDDGDVEVLHLAKEKWEVISNGCMPKKATKIQTCIPT from the exons ATGGCGCAGAAGCTGCAGCAGCAGCTGAGGGACGTGGGGTCGAAGCTCGAGAGCCCTCCCGCTTCCAAAGATGCTCTGGTTAAGCTCTTAAAG CAAGCTGCAAACTGCCTCTCCGAGATAGATCAGTCACCGTTGCCGTCAATGTTGGATTCAATGCGGCCTTGCCTTAATGCAATTGCCAAACAAGAATTGCTGAAACATCAAGATAGGGAAGTCAAAGTTCTGGTAGCAACCTGCATTTGTGAAATCACCAGAATAACTGCACCAGAAGCTCCTTACAGTGATGATGTTCTAAGG GACATATTTCATTTGATTGTTAGTACTTTTAGTGGATTAGGTGATATTAACAGTTCATCATTTGGAAGGAGAGTTGTTATCTTAGAGACACTCGCAAGATACAGGTCATGTGTTGTGATGTTGGATCTTGAATGTAATGATCTCATATATGAAATGTTCAGTACATTTTTCTCTGTTGTCAG TGATGATCATCCACAAAATGTTTTTACATCAATGCAAACAATCATGGTCCTTATTCTGGATGAGAGTGAGGATATACAGGATAATTTGTTAAGTATCATCCTCTCTGCTTTGGGTCGGAAAAGAAAT GATTCTTCTATGGCAGCACGGAAGCTTGCGATGAATGTTATAGAACATTGTGCAGGAAAACTTGAGCCTTGCATAATGCAGTTTCTTGTATCATCACTATCAGGCGATAACAGTTATTTGAACAAATCACTTGACCATCACGAAGTCATCTATGATATATATCAGTGTGCACCCCAGATTCTCACAGGAATCACTCCTTATATTACAGGAGAGTTGCTG ACAGATAAGTTAGATGTTCGGCTGAAAGCGGTGCAATTACTTGGTGACCTGTTTGCTTTACCTGGGGTATCAATCTCTGAATGTTTTCAGCCACTCTTCTCTGAGTTTTTAAAGAGATTGACTGATAGGGTAGTGGAAGTCCGTATTTCTGTAATTGAACACTTGAAGCATTGCCTGATATCAAATCCTTCCCGACCTGAAGCTCCTCAGATCATCA AGGCACTAAGCGATCGATTGTTGGATTATGATGAAAATGTTCGGAAACAAGTTGTTTCTGCAGTTTATGATGTGGCTTGCCATGCATTGAAAGTTATTCCAGCTGAGATAGCTAGGCTGGTCGCAGAACGCCTTCGAGACAAATCT CTGTCTGTCAAAAGATATACCATGGAGAGGTTGGCTGATCTATACAAACTTAATTGCGTAAAGAGCCCTGAGagcttgatagatattgaagattttGAGTGGATACCGGGGAAGATATTGAGATGCTTATATGACAAAGATTTTAG ATCGGAGACGATCGAGCTTATTTTGTGTGGTTCTTTGTTCCCATCTGAGTTCTCAATCAAAGATAAAGTGAAACATTGGATAACAATTTTCTCAAGGTTTGATAAAGTTGAGGTCAAGGCCCTTGAACAGGTTCTTTTGCAAAAGCACAG GTTACAGCAAGAAATGCAGAAGTATCTCTCTCTTAGACAGGCACATCAG GAAGATGCCCCTGACCTCCAAAAGAGAATTTCTGGCTCCTTCCGTATCATGTCTCGCTTGTTCAGTGATCCTGCAAAGGCCGAGGAGAGTTTTCTGACTCTCAATCAGCTAAAAGATGTGAATATATGGAAAATTCTGATGAGCCTACTTGATCCTAGCACTAGTTTCTGTCAAGCATGGTCATATCGG GATGAATTGCTTAAGATCCTTGGAGAAAGACACCCACTTTATGATTTTATGGGAATGCTTTCAATAAAATGTTCATATCTATTATTCAATAAGGAGTATGTTAAGGAGATTCTTTCAGAAGCTGCTGCACAACAATCTGTTGGAAATACGAAGCTCATGTCATCATGCATGAATCTACTTACG GTTATTTCGAGTTTCTCTCCCCTGCTTTTGGCTGGCTGTGAAGAAGATCTCGTTCGTCTTCTAAAAGAGGATAATGAAATAATTAAAGAAGGTATTTCTCATGTTTTGGCAAGGGCTGGTGGAATCATTCGTGAACAGCTGGCGCTGACTTCAAG TTCTGTTGAGCTACTGTTGGAAAGGCTATGTTTAGAGGGTACACGGAAACAAGCAAAATATTCTGTACAGGCCCTCGCAGCAATAACTAAAGATGATGGTCTAAAGTCCCTCTCTGTTCTATACAAGGTCTTCATG AGGCTTGTGGATATGTTGGAGGAGAAAACACACTTACCAGCGATATTGCAATCCCTGGGATGTATAGCACAGACTGCATTGCCAGTTTTTGAAACCAGAGAGGATGAAATTGTAGGGTTCATAAGGAGTAAAATCCTCGAAAGTAGTAAT AAGGATGATGGAGCTTCTACACAAAAGACTGAATGCAGTGAAAGGAGTGAACTTTGTTTATTGAAG ATCTTTGGCATTAAGACTTTGGTGAAGAGCTACTTGCCTGCCAAAGATGCTCATTTACGACCAGGAATTGAAAAACTAGTGGAGATCCTTAAAAACATTCTTTTATTTGGGGATATTTCAAATAATATAGAATCAAG TGCTGCTGATAAGGTCCATTTGAAGCTTGCTTCGGCAAAGGCTGTTCTTCGGTTGTCAAGGCATTGGGATCACAAGATACCTATTGATGTTTTTTATATGACCTTAAGAATGCCACAG GATATCCATCCTCAGTCTAGGAAATTATTCCTCAATAAAGTGCATCAGTATATTAAGGAAAGGCTGCtggatgcaaaatatgcttgttCCTTCTTGTTAAATATAAACGATTATCACACTCCAGAATATGAAGAg TGCAAACAAAATCTACTTGAAGTAGTACAAGTATGCCAGCAACTTAAGGTACGACAACTTTCTATGCAATGCGAGATGAACATGCTGGTGGCTTATCCAGAATATATCCTTGCATATTTGGTCCATGCCCTTGCACATCATCCTTCGTGTCCAAATATTGAAGAGTGCATGGATGTTCAAGCATTTGAACCCACTTACTG GCGGTTGCATTTGTTTCTTTCTACGTTGTTGCATGGAGATGAAGGTCGACAATCTGGTGGTGTTTCCAACTGGAAAAAGGAGAGTTTTACTGCAATTGTTTCTATTTTGCACAGTATTAAGAGCTCAGAAGATGTGGTTGATGAAGCAAAGTCAAAA ACATCACATGCTATATGTGATCTTGGTCTTACAATTGCAAAGAGATTGGTTCAAGACCAGACAGATATTTCAGTAATCAGTGCAGTTCCCCTCCCACATACGTTATACAAGTTTGTCGAGAAAAACAAAGATGTGATCTCTGTG GATGCTGATGAACAGAGCTGGTTGGGTGGTGAGAGTGCCATGGCCCATTTCGAAGCActtaaaattgaaaataaagaaaTG ATTGATTCAGGTGCTGCCAAGGATGATATGGCCCTAGAGAGGAGTGATAAAGATGGTGATGAAGTGCCTCtaggagagatgatgaaaattcttAAATCTCAGGGACCCAAGAAGAAGAAAACAATCAAAAAGAACAGTTCAccttttgatattaaaaaaatggaACATGAAGTTGATGTTCTAGGAGTTGTAAGGGAAATAAATTTGGATAATTTGGAAAGAGCCCAGAACGTGGAAACAGGGACCAAAGATCCTGAGTATTTTGGAAGTGGGCAGAcgtcaaaaataaataataatgaaaAACTTACAGTAtctggaaaaagaaaaagggacaaAACTACAATTGAAGTAGTAGTGCCAACTCCTAAACGTAAAAGGTCCATTTCTGTGCAAAGGTCTCATTCTGCAAAGGGCCAGAAAGGAAGCAGAGGAATTCCTTCTTCACAATCTATTGAGATGGATGAGAAGACACATATCTCCTTGGGACAAAAGTTGTTCACCGATAAAGGCCTGACTGAGTCTACTGATTCAGACTTGTTAGCCTCTTGCCTGCCCATGGTTAAAAGCAGCTCATCCAGAAATGGAAAGAAAGATGCTGATGGTTTGCTTGCTGAGAAACTTGTCAGCAATGACCAAAAG AAATCTTCCAGTCCGGTAGATTCTGATAAAAAATCTAGTCAACCCTTACTTGGTTCAATTAAAAAGCGTAAAGTAAGAAGCATTGCTGGTTTAGGGAAG TGTTCATCACATAGCGATGAATTGAGTGATTCAGAATTGGTTGGATccagaataaaagtttggtggcCGTTGGATAAGCA GTTCTATGAAGGTGTTGTACAATCTTATGATCCAGGAAAGAAAAAACATGTG ATATTGTATGATGATGGAGATGTGGAAGTGCTTCACTTAGCCAAGGAGAAGTGGGAAGTTATCAGTAATGGATGCATGCCAAAAAA AGCGACCAAAATCCAAACATGCATCCCCACATGA
- the LOC105049958 gene encoding sister chromatid cohesion protein PDS5 homolog A isoform X6, producing the protein MAQKLQQQLRDVGSKLESPPASKDALVKLLKQAANCLSEIDQSPLPSMLDSMRPCLNAIAKQELLKHQDREVKVLVATCICEITRITAPEAPYSDDVLRDIFHLIVSTFSGLGDINSSSFGRRVVILETLARYRSCVVMLDLECNDLIYEMFSTFFSVVSDDHPQNVFTSMQTIMVLILDESEDIQDNLLSIILSALGRKRNDSSMAARKLAMNVIEHCAGKLEPCIMQFLVSSLSGDNSYLNKSLDHHEVIYDIYQCAPQILTGITPYITGELLTDKLDVRLKAVQLLGDLFALPGVSISECFQPLFSEFLKRLTDRVVEVRISVIEHLKHCLISNPSRPEAPQIIKALSDRLLDYDENVRKQVVSAVYDVACHALKVIPAEIARLVAERLRDKSLSVKRYTMERLADLYKLNCVKSPESLIDIEDFEWIPGKILRCLYDKDFRSETIELILCGSLFPSEFSIKDKVKHWITIFSRFDKVEVKALEQVLLQKHRLQQEMQKYLSLRQAHQEDAPDLQKRISGSFRIMSRLFSDPAKAEESFLTLNQLKDVNIWKILMSLLDPSTSFCQAWSYRDELLKILGERHPLYDFMGMLSIKCSYLLFNKEYVKEILSEAAAQQSVGNTKLMSSCMNLLTVISSFSPLLLAGCEEDLVRLLKEDNEIIKEGISHVLARAGGIIREQLALTSSSVELLLERLCLEGTRKQAKYSVQALAAITKDDGLKSLSVLYKVFMRLVDMLEEKTHLPAILQSLGCIAQTALPVFETREDEIVGFIRSKILESSNKDDGASTQKTECSERSELCLLKIFGIKTLVKSYLPAKDAHLRPGIEKLVEILKNILLFGDISNNIESSAADKVHLKLASAKAVLRLSRHWDHKIPIDVFYMTLRMPQDIHPQSRKLFLNKVHQYIKERLLDAKYACSFLLNINDYHTPEYEECKQNLLEVVQVCQQLKVRQLSMQCEMNMLVAYPEYILAYLVHALAHHPSCPNIEECMDVQAFEPTYWRLHLFLSTLLHGDEGRQSGGVSNWKKESFTAIVSILHSIKSSEDVVDEAKSKTSHAICDLGLTIAKRLVQDQTDISVISAVPLPHTLYKFVEKNKDVISVDADEQSWLGGESAMAHFEALKIENKEMIDSGAAKDDMALERSDKDGDEVPLGEMMKILKSQGPKKKKTIKKNSSPFDIKKMEHEVDVLGVVREINLDNLERAQNVETGTKDPEYFGSGQTSKINNNEKLTVSGKRKRDKTTIEVVVPTPKRKRSISVQRSHSAKGQKGSRGIPSSQSIEMDEKTHISLGQKLFTDKGLTESTDSDLLASCLPMVKSSSSRNGKKDADGLLAEKLVSNDQKKSSSPVDSDKKSSQPLLGSIKKRKVRSIAGLGKCSSHSDELSDSELVGSRIKVWWPLDKQFYEGVVQSYDPGKKKHVILYDDGDVEVLHLAKEKWEVISNGCMPKKRPKSKHASPHEELSPEKTGDKSNQADSKQKKNSMKKYERHG; encoded by the exons ATGGCGCAGAAGCTGCAGCAGCAGCTGAGGGACGTGGGGTCGAAGCTCGAGAGCCCTCCCGCTTCCAAAGATGCTCTGGTTAAGCTCTTAAAG CAAGCTGCAAACTGCCTCTCCGAGATAGATCAGTCACCGTTGCCGTCAATGTTGGATTCAATGCGGCCTTGCCTTAATGCAATTGCCAAACAAGAATTGCTGAAACATCAAGATAGGGAAGTCAAAGTTCTGGTAGCAACCTGCATTTGTGAAATCACCAGAATAACTGCACCAGAAGCTCCTTACAGTGATGATGTTCTAAGG GACATATTTCATTTGATTGTTAGTACTTTTAGTGGATTAGGTGATATTAACAGTTCATCATTTGGAAGGAGAGTTGTTATCTTAGAGACACTCGCAAGATACAGGTCATGTGTTGTGATGTTGGATCTTGAATGTAATGATCTCATATATGAAATGTTCAGTACATTTTTCTCTGTTGTCAG TGATGATCATCCACAAAATGTTTTTACATCAATGCAAACAATCATGGTCCTTATTCTGGATGAGAGTGAGGATATACAGGATAATTTGTTAAGTATCATCCTCTCTGCTTTGGGTCGGAAAAGAAAT GATTCTTCTATGGCAGCACGGAAGCTTGCGATGAATGTTATAGAACATTGTGCAGGAAAACTTGAGCCTTGCATAATGCAGTTTCTTGTATCATCACTATCAGGCGATAACAGTTATTTGAACAAATCACTTGACCATCACGAAGTCATCTATGATATATATCAGTGTGCACCCCAGATTCTCACAGGAATCACTCCTTATATTACAGGAGAGTTGCTG ACAGATAAGTTAGATGTTCGGCTGAAAGCGGTGCAATTACTTGGTGACCTGTTTGCTTTACCTGGGGTATCAATCTCTGAATGTTTTCAGCCACTCTTCTCTGAGTTTTTAAAGAGATTGACTGATAGGGTAGTGGAAGTCCGTATTTCTGTAATTGAACACTTGAAGCATTGCCTGATATCAAATCCTTCCCGACCTGAAGCTCCTCAGATCATCA AGGCACTAAGCGATCGATTGTTGGATTATGATGAAAATGTTCGGAAACAAGTTGTTTCTGCAGTTTATGATGTGGCTTGCCATGCATTGAAAGTTATTCCAGCTGAGATAGCTAGGCTGGTCGCAGAACGCCTTCGAGACAAATCT CTGTCTGTCAAAAGATATACCATGGAGAGGTTGGCTGATCTATACAAACTTAATTGCGTAAAGAGCCCTGAGagcttgatagatattgaagattttGAGTGGATACCGGGGAAGATATTGAGATGCTTATATGACAAAGATTTTAG ATCGGAGACGATCGAGCTTATTTTGTGTGGTTCTTTGTTCCCATCTGAGTTCTCAATCAAAGATAAAGTGAAACATTGGATAACAATTTTCTCAAGGTTTGATAAAGTTGAGGTCAAGGCCCTTGAACAGGTTCTTTTGCAAAAGCACAG GTTACAGCAAGAAATGCAGAAGTATCTCTCTCTTAGACAGGCACATCAG GAAGATGCCCCTGACCTCCAAAAGAGAATTTCTGGCTCCTTCCGTATCATGTCTCGCTTGTTCAGTGATCCTGCAAAGGCCGAGGAGAGTTTTCTGACTCTCAATCAGCTAAAAGATGTGAATATATGGAAAATTCTGATGAGCCTACTTGATCCTAGCACTAGTTTCTGTCAAGCATGGTCATATCGG GATGAATTGCTTAAGATCCTTGGAGAAAGACACCCACTTTATGATTTTATGGGAATGCTTTCAATAAAATGTTCATATCTATTATTCAATAAGGAGTATGTTAAGGAGATTCTTTCAGAAGCTGCTGCACAACAATCTGTTGGAAATACGAAGCTCATGTCATCATGCATGAATCTACTTACG GTTATTTCGAGTTTCTCTCCCCTGCTTTTGGCTGGCTGTGAAGAAGATCTCGTTCGTCTTCTAAAAGAGGATAATGAAATAATTAAAGAAGGTATTTCTCATGTTTTGGCAAGGGCTGGTGGAATCATTCGTGAACAGCTGGCGCTGACTTCAAG TTCTGTTGAGCTACTGTTGGAAAGGCTATGTTTAGAGGGTACACGGAAACAAGCAAAATATTCTGTACAGGCCCTCGCAGCAATAACTAAAGATGATGGTCTAAAGTCCCTCTCTGTTCTATACAAGGTCTTCATG AGGCTTGTGGATATGTTGGAGGAGAAAACACACTTACCAGCGATATTGCAATCCCTGGGATGTATAGCACAGACTGCATTGCCAGTTTTTGAAACCAGAGAGGATGAAATTGTAGGGTTCATAAGGAGTAAAATCCTCGAAAGTAGTAAT AAGGATGATGGAGCTTCTACACAAAAGACTGAATGCAGTGAAAGGAGTGAACTTTGTTTATTGAAG ATCTTTGGCATTAAGACTTTGGTGAAGAGCTACTTGCCTGCCAAAGATGCTCATTTACGACCAGGAATTGAAAAACTAGTGGAGATCCTTAAAAACATTCTTTTATTTGGGGATATTTCAAATAATATAGAATCAAG TGCTGCTGATAAGGTCCATTTGAAGCTTGCTTCGGCAAAGGCTGTTCTTCGGTTGTCAAGGCATTGGGATCACAAGATACCTATTGATGTTTTTTATATGACCTTAAGAATGCCACAG GATATCCATCCTCAGTCTAGGAAATTATTCCTCAATAAAGTGCATCAGTATATTAAGGAAAGGCTGCtggatgcaaaatatgcttgttCCTTCTTGTTAAATATAAACGATTATCACACTCCAGAATATGAAGAg TGCAAACAAAATCTACTTGAAGTAGTACAAGTATGCCAGCAACTTAAGGTACGACAACTTTCTATGCAATGCGAGATGAACATGCTGGTGGCTTATCCAGAATATATCCTTGCATATTTGGTCCATGCCCTTGCACATCATCCTTCGTGTCCAAATATTGAAGAGTGCATGGATGTTCAAGCATTTGAACCCACTTACTG GCGGTTGCATTTGTTTCTTTCTACGTTGTTGCATGGAGATGAAGGTCGACAATCTGGTGGTGTTTCCAACTGGAAAAAGGAGAGTTTTACTGCAATTGTTTCTATTTTGCACAGTATTAAGAGCTCAGAAGATGTGGTTGATGAAGCAAAGTCAAAA ACATCACATGCTATATGTGATCTTGGTCTTACAATTGCAAAGAGATTGGTTCAAGACCAGACAGATATTTCAGTAATCAGTGCAGTTCCCCTCCCACATACGTTATACAAGTTTGTCGAGAAAAACAAAGATGTGATCTCTGTG GATGCTGATGAACAGAGCTGGTTGGGTGGTGAGAGTGCCATGGCCCATTTCGAAGCActtaaaattgaaaataaagaaaTG ATTGATTCAGGTGCTGCCAAGGATGATATGGCCCTAGAGAGGAGTGATAAAGATGGTGATGAAGTGCCTCtaggagagatgatgaaaattcttAAATCTCAGGGACCCAAGAAGAAGAAAACAATCAAAAAGAACAGTTCAccttttgatattaaaaaaatggaACATGAAGTTGATGTTCTAGGAGTTGTAAGGGAAATAAATTTGGATAATTTGGAAAGAGCCCAGAACGTGGAAACAGGGACCAAAGATCCTGAGTATTTTGGAAGTGGGCAGAcgtcaaaaataaataataatgaaaAACTTACAGTAtctggaaaaagaaaaagggacaaAACTACAATTGAAGTAGTAGTGCCAACTCCTAAACGTAAAAGGTCCATTTCTGTGCAAAGGTCTCATTCTGCAAAGGGCCAGAAAGGAAGCAGAGGAATTCCTTCTTCACAATCTATTGAGATGGATGAGAAGACACATATCTCCTTGGGACAAAAGTTGTTCACCGATAAAGGCCTGACTGAGTCTACTGATTCAGACTTGTTAGCCTCTTGCCTGCCCATGGTTAAAAGCAGCTCATCCAGAAATGGAAAGAAAGATGCTGATGGTTTGCTTGCTGAGAAACTTGTCAGCAATGACCAAAAG AAATCTTCCAGTCCGGTAGATTCTGATAAAAAATCTAGTCAACCCTTACTTGGTTCAATTAAAAAGCGTAAAGTAAGAAGCATTGCTGGTTTAGGGAAG TGTTCATCACATAGCGATGAATTGAGTGATTCAGAATTGGTTGGATccagaataaaagtttggtggcCGTTGGATAAGCA GTTCTATGAAGGTGTTGTACAATCTTATGATCCAGGAAAGAAAAAACATGTG ATATTGTATGATGATGGAGATGTGGAAGTGCTTCACTTAGCCAAGGAGAAGTGGGAAGTTATCAGTAATGGATGCATGCCAAAAAAG CGACCAAAATCCAAACATGCATCCCCACATGAAGAACT GTCACCAGAGAAGACAGGTGACAAAAGCAACCAAGCTGATTCTAAACAAAAAAAGAACAGCATGAAGAA ATATGAGCGACATGGATAG